From the genome of Thermosynechococcus sp. NK55a:
GGAAGCAGATCGGGAACCTCGGGGGTTTCCACCTCACCCAAAAAATCTTCTAGGGAAGCAACTGCCTCATCAAAAGCTGCCATCCCTGAGGGGGCTTCCTCGGTAAATTCCGCAAGGAATGCACTCAGATCGAGTTCGGAGGGCTCTGCGGCTGCCCTCTCCTCAGCAGGACTCTCAAGTGTTAGGGACCCCTCAATACCTTCAGCTATGCTTTCGGCGATCGCCGGCGGCGTGAGATCATCAAGGGATGCCTCCACCACTTCTGCAGAGAGCCGCTCATCAGAAAGTTCCTGAATGTCATCGAGGATGGCCTCAAGGCTGGATTCTGCCTCAGGCAACTCCTCAGTCGTAGTCATGTTCAAAAAGTCGGAAATCTCCTCATCAAAGGCCGCTTCATCGACCGGTCCTAAACTGGCCAAATTCTCCTCAAGGGTGTCCTCCAGCCAGTCCGTCGGCAGCGCTGTTGGATCACTAAAAATGTCACTCAATTCTTGGAAATCAGTGCTACTTTCCTCTCCAAAAACAGTGACACCATGGCCGCCACTCATTGGCTCGGAAATCTCAACTTCTTCAGGGGCAGCCACCTCTAGAGGAGCATCTAGAGGAGCAACCTCAGAGGCCATTTCAAGGGGTGCCGATGGTTCCTCAAGGGTCACGGGGGCTGATGCCAAGACCGCAGGCTCTGGCTCTTCAGGAACAACAGCCGAAGTCTCCTCAATCACAGGGGGTTGAAGCGCCACTAAACTGTCACTGGGACGAATCGCACTGCCTTGACCATTGAGCACCAAGTCGCGAGCTGCCATAATCTCTTTGATCACCACTGGCGCCAAAGCCGTGAGGGGCTGAGCCGTGTTACTTACCGCCTGTTGGGCGATCGCCAGCAATTCAACCCACTGGGGCAGGGCAAAGGTTTCCCCCAATTGACCCAAATTAGAACAGGCCGCCGCCAATTCTTGCCGCACCTGGGGCGAATCGGTCTGCTTAAAGAGTTGCAACATTGCCCGCAGGCGATCGGGTACCTCCGTTTGAAAGACTAAGCGGTAGCTGGAATCAGCAACGGGTTGTACCGCTGGCTGAATGGGTTCGGCCGCGGGGGCAGAAGAAGCAGTCACAGGCGGCGGCGCCTCTACTCCTTGGGTCAGGTGGCTCAAGTGAGCTTGCAGTTGATTAAAGACTGGCTCCACCCGGTTCAGGGTTGCCGTTGCTGTCTCCTCCGTCAAACCAAAGGGGCCTTGCAATTCATCGAGGAGTTCCCGCAGGGCATCAAAGGCTTGCAAAAACAGGTTCTCTAGGGTTTCATCCACGGTGACGGGATGCTCCCGCAGGATTTTAAAGTAGTCCTCCAGCTTGTGGGCGGTGTGCTGAATACTGTGGAGTCCGAGCATGGCCGCTCCCCCTTTGACGGAGTGGGCCGCCCGAAACATTTCACTCATCGCCTCAGGGTCATTGACCACCTGCTGGAGATTCATCAAACTATCCTCAATGGTGGTCAGGTGTTCCTGCGCTTCCTCAATGAAGTAGCCAAGAATGCGCTTTTGTTGATCGCTTTGCATAGCCCCCTCCCGGATTGCTTAGGCTTGATCTTCAGTATTTTCAACGCGGAACCGTTCCACCGATGCCTGCAAGTTGCGTGCCACACTCACTAGACCTTGCAATGAGTCGGACACCCGCTGTGCCTCCTGAGAAGTGGCCTGCGCTGTCAGCTCAATGGATTGCATCACCTGAGCCATCGCTCGTGCCGATTCGGTTTGTTCCACCGTAGCGTTGGTAATCGAGCGCACTAGGGTATCAATTTGCGACGAAACTTGGATGATGTCCTCAAGGGCGTGCTTGGCTTGCTCTGCCCGCTTCGTCCCCTCAATCACCTGCTGCGTCCCTTCTTCCATAGCGGTCATCACCGCACCAGTTTCGCTTTGAATTTGCAAGACAATCTGCTCAATTTCCTTCGAAGCTTTGGCTGCTCGGTCGGCCAGTTGCCGCACCTCATCGGCCACCACCGCAAACCCCCGACCTGCTTCCCCGGCCCGTGCGGCCTCAATACTGGCGTTTAGGGCCAACAGGTTTGTGCGGTTGGCGATCGAGGAGATCACACCCACAATCTTGGCGATCTCTTGGGAAGATTCCGCTAGGCGCTTCACCTTGCGGGTGGTCTCCGCTACCGTTTCCCGAATCTGCAAAATACCCGCCACCGTGCGTTCCACCGCCTCACCACCACGAAGGGCTGTTTCTGAGGCATTGCGGGCCACCTCATTGGCTTCTTGGGCACTTTCGGCCACCCGCTGAATCGCATTGGTCATCATCTGTACCGAGTTTAGGGTGACGGCTAGCTCCTCCGCTTGCCGCAGGGCATCTGCTGAGAGACTACGGGCAAAGGTTTCGTTTTCTGCGGCACCACGACTCACCTGCTGGGCAGCAATTTTGACCTGTTGCACAATCGTCCGCAGGTTGTGAATTGTCAGGTTAAAGGAGTCGGCCACTGCTCCGAGTACGTCCGCCGTCACTTCCGCTTGTACGGTCAGGTCCCCGCGGGCAGCACCCTCCACATCATCGAGGAGTCGGATCACTTGGCGCTGCAAATCATCCCGCTGCCGCTCGATTTCCTCAGCTTTTCTCTGAGCATCAGCGGTAATTTGCTGGATTGTGTCGGTCATCTGGTTAAAGCTTTGGGCGAGAAGTCCTAGCTCGTCATCACTGCCCACTGGCATTCGGGCTGTCATGTCACCGGCAATCACGGCGTTACACTGAGCCTGCAAATCTGTACAGAAGTGTTTGATGCGACTGACACTGCGCCGTCCTAAGCCATAGGCTGCTCCACCGGCAATCAGACCGGTAGCAGCAGTACTGATCAAAGGAACAGGCAGCGGTGTGCGAAAACCCACACTGACAGCCCCAGCGGCTAAGCCCGAAAGAACACCGGTTAACAGCGCTGAGGTAATGGTTTGTTGCTCTAAGGAGCCTGTGGGTGCGGCCGGGGTGGACGTTGCTGGGCTCTCAACCGCAGGTGAAGCCGTAGGCGGTGAAGCAGCGACACTGGCAACCGACGCTTGCTCAGTAAAGGCTGAGGGATGTTGTTTTTCTTTGGCGGCAGGCGCTTCGGTACGGCTGGCTGTGCTTTGGCTGAGATCGAGGCTAAAATCAGCCAACTCCTCAAGACTTTGCTGGCTGAGATCAAATTCATCCGGTAGAACCGCAAAGGTCTCCGTACCAGCATCGGTCATCACTGTGGCCTCTGAGCCAACGGCACCCATGCCATGGACTTGGGGATTGGCAATGGTCATTTCATCATCAAAACTGCCAAAGGAAAGATCTTCTAGATCAAAGTTGGCAATGGATTCAACGGGTTCAGCACCACCAGAGCTAACTTCCCCTTCAGCGATCGCCGGTGCTGCCGACCCCCTCCTGTCTTCGGCAATGGCTT
Proteins encoded in this window:
- a CDS encoding methyl-accepting chemotaxis protein, with the translated sequence MASSSTQHTQEYQKAVAAYVQGNYEEAAKITDQLVGNRPGDPNLRLLRGHIYCCQQRYREAQEHYQVVLNTTTDPELINLANESLAKIKDLVPTAEPAKNRGEEYHTTAQGDYTQLQGENTILQTTPAIGEPQAANPPAEELSLEHFDDFGSDLGTSNPFDDLEIAGIEEEFDAHLEQGTFNPFDEDAAVQNPFSFSAHPLEEQVADIPEIPIGESMPPLGVEAIGDDDITMLMGSSPLTPSEPPSPSPIFDREAAASTADPFQEMTPPSPETFDNPFAAEVAASDEGLFRGLTESGAANVSQENLFPDVEESPVVNISTESLFGDIEEAPAASISEENLLPNLTESIQTNVPEVSTSAAGISDLLTNEKDEKAEAIELLPQPELSSSEAAEEEDDLFSDFPASLEAFEAPDSVAEPLSPEALDPATFEDAQTIAISEFPAREAIAEDRRGSAAPAIAEGEVSSGGAEPVESIANFDLEDLSFGSFDDEMTIANPQVHGMGAVGSEATVMTDAGTETFAVLPDEFDLSQQSLEELADFSLDLSQSTASRTEAPAAKEKQHPSAFTEQASVASVAASPPTASPAVESPATSTPAAPTGSLEQQTITSALLTGVLSGLAAGAVSVGFRTPLPVPLISTAATGLIAGGAAYGLGRRSVSRIKHFCTDLQAQCNAVIAGDMTARMPVGSDDELGLLAQSFNQMTDTIQQITADAQRKAEEIERQRDDLQRQVIRLLDDVEGAARGDLTVQAEVTADVLGAVADSFNLTIHNLRTIVQQVKIAAQQVSRGAAENETFARSLSADALRQAEELAVTLNSVQMMTNAIQRVAESAQEANEVARNASETALRGGEAVERTVAGILQIRETVAETTRKVKRLAESSQEIAKIVGVISSIANRTNLLALNASIEAARAGEAGRGFAVVADEVRQLADRAAKASKEIEQIVLQIQSETGAVMTAMEEGTQQVIEGTKRAEQAKHALEDIIQVSSQIDTLVRSITNATVEQTESARAMAQVMQSIELTAQATSQEAQRVSDSLQGLVSVARNLQASVERFRVENTEDQA